The Lycium barbarum isolate Lr01 chromosome 12, ASM1917538v2, whole genome shotgun sequence genome includes a region encoding these proteins:
- the LOC132623998 gene encoding protein CHUP1, chloroplastic-like codes for MGEEKTSENRVKGSKFTDQNKAPKGSNNSNVKVNSNMSKVRSSWGSQIVKGFSGEKKTKLQTTIHAKKEPVLGNENSNQNNSSVISQSRVKRSLMGDLSCSATSIQVHPQTVNIHRTKSSGSRDLFNEIDHLRSLLQESKGRELKLQGELSEFKRSSKAVELERELELKKSEIDSFVKKVELLECEKAVLSHQLDQISNREDFKSVTSLDLEMEVVELRRLNKELQLQKRDIACRLSSMESQLANVGKVPEENTIENIKAEASLLRHKNENLCKQVEGLQMSRLNEVEELAYLKWVNSCLREELRSCSSMTCDKISSPHGSEKSRESLCLSYDQSDEDSKCSSARRLSLVKKLKKWPITDEDMQLVESPDNNVISHSWEDTQSSTRRHSISGSKFCVEDLIFNKRRQSDGFMCSKEVEKEVEPLVSQHKLTNPLEVEKRVLRIPNPPPRPSSVALIEQEGENSVQVSGPPPPPPPPPPPPPPKHMRKTTSGMVQRAPQLVEFYHSLMKRDSRKDSLNGVVCDSSNVADVRSSMIGEIENRSSYLLAIRADVETQAEFVNSLIAEVNNAVYSDIEDVVAFVKWLDDELCFLVDERAVLKHFDWPERKADTLREAAFGYRDLKKLENEVSSYKDDPRSPCDIALKKIISLSEKMERSVYNLLRTRDSLMRHCKEFKIPTDWMLDNGILSKIKFGSVKLAKVYMKRVAAELQSKGPLDKDTSMDYMLLQGVRFAFRIHQFAGGFDAETMQAFEELRGLALSLNKT; via the exons ATGGGGGAGGAAAAAACATCAGAGAATAGAGTGAAAGGTTCAAAATTTACTGATCAAAATAAGGCACCAAAGGGTAGTAATAACAGCAATGTAAAAGTAAATAGCAATATGTCAAAGGTGAGATCTTCATGGGGTTCTCAAATTGTGAAAGGTTTCTCAGGGGAGAAAAAAACTAAGTTGCAAACCACAATACATGCCAAGAAAGAACCGGTTCTTGGCAACGAAAACTCGAACCAGAACAACTCTTCTGTGATTTCCCAGTCAAGAGTAAAGAGGTCTTTAATGGGAGACTTGTCATGTTCAGCTACTTCAATTCAAGTTCATCCTCAAACTGTTAACATTCACAGGACTAAATCTTCCGGTTCGCGTGATTTATTCAATGAAATTGATCATTTGAGGAGCTTGTTGCAAGAATCAAAGGGAAGGGAACTGAAATTGCAGGGTGAATTATCCGAATTTAAGAGGAGTTCAAAGGCGGTTGAGCTCGAAAGGGAGCTGGAATTAAAGAAGAGTGAGATTGATAGCTTTGTGAAGAAAGTTGAGTTGCTGGAATGCGAAAAGGCAGTCCTTTCTCATCAACTAGATCAGATATCCAATAGGGAAGATTTCAAAAGCGTGActagtttggatttggaaatggAAGTTGTCGAGTTGAGGCGCTTGAATAAGGAGCTACAACTTCAGAAAAGAGATATTGCTTGCAGGCTTTCTTCCATGGAGTCCCAGCTAGCCAATGTTGGAAAAGTTCCAGAG GAAAACACAATTGAGAATATTAAAGCAGAGGCTTCTCTGTTGAGACACAAAAATGAAAACCTTTGCAAACAAGTTGAGGGTCTTCAAATGAGTCGGTTGAATGAGGTTGAGGAACTTGCCTACTTGAAGTGGGTGAACTCGTGTTTGAGAGAAGAGTTGCGCAGTTGCTCGTCCATGACATGTGATAAGATTTCTAGCCCTCATGGCAGTGAGAAAAGTAGGGAATCACTTTGCCTGTCTTATGATCAGAGTGATGAAGACTCAAAATGTAGTAGCGCAAGGAGGTTAAGCCTCGTTAAGAAGCTAAAGAAATGGCCTATTACTGATGAAGATATGCAACTAGTCGAGAGCCCGGATAATAATGTCATTAGTCATAGTTGGGAGGATACACAAAGTTCTACTCGCAGGCACTCGATAAGTGGATCAAAATTTTGTGTTGAGGACTTGATATTCAATAAGAGAAGGCAATCAGATGGCTTTATGTGTTCCAAGGAAGTGGAGAAGGAGGTTGAGCCTCTTGTTTCCCAACATAAATTAACCAATCCTTTGGAGGTCGAGAAACGCGTCTTGCGGATTCCTAATCCCCCTCCAAGGCCTTCATCTGTAGCTTTAATTGAACAAGAAGGAGAAAATTCTGTTCAAGTTTCTGGTCCTCCACCGCCACCTCcccctcctccaccaccacctcctcCAAAACATATGAGAAAAACTACATCAGGCATGGTACAGAGAGCTCCTCAACTAGTAGAGTTTTATCATTCACTGATGAAGAGAGACTCTAGGAAGGATTCATTAAATGGAGTAGTATGTGATTCCTCAAATGTTGCAGACGTACGAAGTAGCATGATTGGTGAAATTGAGAACAGATCATCATATTTGCTGGCT ATAAGGGCAGATGTGGAAACTCAAGCAGAATTTGTGAATTCCCTGATAGCAGAGGTCAATAATGCAGTTTATTCAGACATCGAGGACGTAGTTGCTTTTGTGAAATGGCTAGATGATGAACTTTGCTTTCTG GTGGATGAAAGGGCAGTCCTAAAGCACTTTGACTGGCCAGAGAGAAAAGCAGACACACTAAGAGAGGCAGCCTTTGGATATAGAGATCTCAAGAAGTTGGAGAATGAGGTTTCAAGTTACAAGGACGATCCTCGATCTCCATGTGATATTGCActaaagaagattatttctttgtCAGAGAA GATGGAACGTAGTGTCTATAACCTTCTTCGGACAAGAGACTCATTGATGCGGCACTGCAAAGAGTTCAAAATCCCCACGGACTGGATGCTCGATAATGGGATATTAAGCAAG ATAAAGTTTGGCTCTGTGAAGTTGGCCAAGGTGTACATGAAGAGGGTAGCTGCCGAGCTTCAGTCCAAGGGACCATTAGATAAAGACACTTCCATGGACTACATGCTACTTCAAGGAGTGAGATTTGCCTTCCGAATTCATCAG TTTGCAGGAGGATTTGATGCAGAAACTATGCAAGCGTTCGAAGAGCTACGGGGCCTAGCACTTTCTTTAAACAAGACATAG